The following proteins are encoded in a genomic region of Sphingobacteriales bacterium:
- a CDS encoding T9SS type A sorting domain-containing protein has translation MESVNFHLGENGSGADNPAIVAYRSSGGCTFGSLTEVGSDIPGLGTDANSDFSINCLQGNTTYFIQCGYNDRTLDAGSAGVFDLDINATSATTGPDNICSAVSMGTLNGTAAALSISNQSNICASAPQANEPGGGQKTVWYTFTTGATVGSNLNVNMDAIGNGLNADVYLYRACGTVCSGSTLNAGVLQEIGNWYDVNPLGSEFDAGGSVQGVILPNTTYYIRADGVPTVGEDGQFNLSVSFSGGAPLSNDHYCGASSMGTGFNYNTAQLSVSSNTDNASSEDVCSTNEPDNSNEKSLWYKFTTGVNPPAIITLNPSASGLCTGQAWVYSGAASGACTGNAFSNYNSGTNFNGLTRIDYTELGNDFTINCPAANTTYYVQVQVGGVCNSGAISLTVTSNGAPKPSNDLCANAISLGTLAQGGTIGDAAGTNRWNNFCSNGTGDPSPGWTFDGTTRQAVWFTFNTGTTGAGSDITIEAYNDPANLGDQIDLKLALYEGSCGSLTYIDRDYNVPLFGETMEDKYCLKPNTNYYVLVDGSGINTQGFFGLTVKDNGPYPGNDKICGVNAVTTYDIGTSAGIATKVGTVNSDSKSGTTVKGTNCFDPLQNWSGGCNLAFSDDNDYGVWYKLPSATKRKDVVLKGASLSNDMDIKFALYNQPTANALSQCNGRLGGADAMSLVSGSYYGALGWDAAIQGTCASPDEDHIYTCLDPTQTYYLLVDAGEGLCGTGDFTINAYYPLEGGSTPCTAEWLPGVTTSTWSAGIHKIDLAANFCGATYAGIPTAPWTYEKPVWWKFVAPASGTVELRIKSDSTNLGDELRPKIWVFEENTAGSCSNTLLNYTNLDQKDPDDLLSVGDPDLLTEILDVRCLVPGRTYYVVTDGVTTIAEICGVGTKVGFYSLEIKDLGQTKRKNDTICGATPGRVAGDPYYFIPTAAWKTVNKEVELTKNNQDNYCFVIENEPSASSYGGTWSTINNVRGGWYSFTAPPSGKVEIEFNNISVTSDQVDAQVAVYRIKTGKTCNDVQTTSNINNPTLSPLEFYGSSNDAYAGILADEDLTVSCLMPDSLYYIYIEGINSNTLGITDLGTGDFNLTIRSYPQDPPAANDNKCNPIYLGQPTNTIGSTTGIINATSTNFNRTSSTLAGAPTLGTNGVTLVKARGNHGGVLPVSAPPGGNEVALSCSPNPGCIDGIGSDYDRSVYPFNNFCATAVGDSTPANWGAIFGAVDGKPRKSVWFMFKAPADLDNNGEEAVEIALNQELISLNAHKDGMDLRGAVFESSDNTCNGYFFDIKSEYDIGDFDETFKVTCLEPNRFYWLMVDGSPINDEGYFGLKISRVTPDPRPANDYICSAYTLSNSFFSGAAVGRTKDTNICARITRTSVDPTPENDPTGFDLDHTVWYKFTTPSAPGDYAVKVDVNGWGPGLFGYSDKMDPQIAIFESQNGTCNWGTDGTNMVEIASEYDVFPFAESMIGYCLQPSKTYYVMVDGSGLNSQGFFDITIDDYSPITPFPSAVANYDLFANAVSLSMPVTAGAGGKTTSALAHNYCSGIETDEPDSWTLYDIDNTVWWKFTVPTTGIYSGQHVDMTLRLKSDPGGTKNDGINLLGAVYELNGTANFSNLTNIATGTNILIYDEDITLTCLKPGSTYYLQVDGYSGPFNIFRAQGQGYYKVELEVATLTPNQGNDSICGAITVPVHPTNYYPTSGSPYNNICKTVQAKENLPWLNADDKTVWFKFQPPATGNVTIDVQSQGADDIGAQVAIYQSQIPIASSACQTVDSLVLVEQDYDPLAAGETVTAKCLNTSVWHYIQVNSDIVSIWGQGTFKINVKDIGGTTTPPYNDNICNAYDFGNVTNATGTAKQRLSDSNRCASIQVNEPNTTTGCSCIQKSVWYKFTAPISGRVKVTVHDVDGFLSGIDPEVYLYSGTLTGCPSATPAFTGFTQLEGAYNPLPNFPSSTTGDEVIEYECLTPGQLYYIQVDGTTVGGPQGFFDITIEDLIPNYASSPKKPANDEPANAVTLTVQDEQCAVPIGVTSEGDELQGSGSWSTENYKKPTITKKDVTGTCNTSDNCGDIWYKFTMPSEDCMLGSVVTIQGYSDQVAIGSAYHNDLKILAYRGTIGSLVPVECGNTDDNALTVDYFHYEITGTAGETIYLQVFDQNNNDTDNDDEEDFFICVSRRYGVDKCQNLNSLPFMDFGKDYCWNVEGASGETPASAYGETNSSTNPTENSAYLKFKMTPSPCDSIKITIKQPTPPNLFLQDGTFNTNQIVSLSVYREDNALCDGTIDGALVSKSYVCSGPAAIFDNTITYTVGVSNLDTNKVYVVQIDGQGQDVTGYINNGTIRVDTFQRCVNVQAVTFNDTSVSYFTCPDGWRYYHDRNKIIIFALYPNGNVFDGVAKINYKSTFDSAVSCPSLMAEYSMRRIWDFSISSGSINPLAPVKVRFYYRSLEKQAIIDEANAFLTRCGGFFEPFEWFKTASGIQYIPSTPAQINPQRITAGYSQTSCLGSDLFGSPNGCNTLTASDNQISCNGTLYVELGAITGFSGGSGAVGVGPWQNTSPLPVELTSFTGYNEGAKNVLNWTTASERNTLKFMVERSGDGISFDPIGEKAAAGYSAYPLDYTMDDSYPLDGANYYRLKIIDRDNTFEYSQTILIRTAGAIVYQNTILNIFPNPTHHAVFIEYLASAKGTVALKVFNALGQSMLSKKTDVEKGKQLIWIDVSSFSDGMYVIQLQDESTGEILQSKFMKE, from the coding sequence TTGGAAAGTGTAAACTTTCATTTAGGTGAAAATGGAAGCGGTGCAGATAATCCAGCTATTGTTGCATATCGATCATCAGGTGGTTGTACATTTGGCTCTCTTACAGAAGTAGGAAGCGATATTCCTGGATTAGGTACTGATGCAAATTCTGATTTTTCAATTAATTGCTTACAAGGGAATACTACCTATTTCATACAGTGTGGTTATAATGATAGAACATTAGATGCAGGATCAGCTGGTGTTTTTGATTTAGATATTAATGCAACTTCAGCAACTACAGGACCTGATAATATTTGTTCAGCAGTAAGTATGGGTACACTAAACGGAACTGCTGCAGCTTTGTCAATAAGTAATCAATCAAATATTTGTGCATCTGCACCACAGGCAAACGAACCAGGTGGAGGACAAAAAACAGTATGGTATACCTTTACGACGGGTGCTACTGTGGGTAGTAACCTCAATGTAAATATGGATGCAATTGGAAATGGTTTAAACGCTGATGTTTATTTATACAGAGCTTGTGGAACTGTGTGTTCAGGTTCTACTTTAAATGCAGGTGTATTACAGGAAATAGGAAACTGGTATGATGTTAACCCATTAGGCTCAGAGTTTGATGCAGGCGGCTCCGTGCAGGGTGTTATTCTTCCAAACACAACTTATTATATTCGGGCAGATGGTGTACCTACAGTTGGTGAAGATGGACAATTCAATTTATCAGTTTCTTTTTCCGGAGGAGCACCATTATCCAATGATCATTATTGTGGCGCAAGTAGTATGGGAACCGGATTTAATTATAATACTGCTCAGCTTTCTGTTTCAAGCAATACTGATAATGCATCCAGTGAAGATGTATGTTCCACCAACGAACCGGATAATTCTAACGAAAAATCACTGTGGTATAAATTTACTACAGGTGTCAATCCACCTGCAATCATTACCTTAAATCCATCAGCGTCTGGTCTTTGCACCGGACAAGCTTGGGTATATTCCGGTGCTGCTAGCGGTGCTTGTACTGGCAATGCTTTTTCTAACTATAATTCAGGCACAAATTTTAATGGATTAACACGTATCGACTATACTGAATTAGGTAATGATTTTACTATAAATTGTCCGGCTGCCAATACAACCTACTATGTTCAGGTACAGGTAGGCGGTGTTTGTAATTCAGGGGCCATTTCATTAACGGTAACAAGTAACGGAGCTCCAAAACCTTCAAATGACTTGTGTGCTAATGCAATAAGTTTAGGTACACTTGCACAAGGTGGTACTATTGGAGATGCAGCAGGTACTAACCGTTGGAATAATTTCTGTTCTAATGGAACAGGGGACCCAAGCCCGGGCTGGACATTTGATGGTACAACACGTCAAGCCGTTTGGTTTACATTTAATACCGGTACAACAGGTGCAGGTAGCGACATTACCATTGAAGCATATAATGATCCTGCTAATTTAGGTGATCAAATCGATCTTAAATTGGCTTTGTATGAAGGCTCATGTGGCTCATTGACCTATATAGACAGAGATTATAATGTACCATTGTTTGGCGAAACGATGGAAGATAAGTACTGCTTAAAACCCAACACCAATTATTATGTTTTAGTGGATGGTTCAGGTATAAATACACAAGGATTTTTTGGTCTTACCGTAAAAGATAATGGTCCTTACCCTGGTAATGATAAAATTTGTGGTGTAAATGCAGTTACGACTTATGATATTGGAACTTCAGCAGGTATAGCAACAAAAGTAGGTACAGTTAATTCTGACAGCAAATCAGGAACAACAGTAAAAGGTACTAATTGCTTTGATCCTTTACAAAACTGGAGCGGAGGCTGCAATCTGGCTTTTTCAGATGATAATGATTATGGCGTCTGGTACAAATTACCATCAGCTACTAAAAGAAAAGATGTGGTATTAAAAGGTGCTTCATTATCAAATGACATGGATATCAAATTTGCATTGTATAATCAACCAACAGCAAATGCCTTATCTCAGTGTAATGGAAGATTAGGTGGTGCTGATGCAATGTCATTGGTGTCAGGCTCTTATTATGGTGCTTTAGGTTGGGATGCTGCTATTCAGGGTACCTGTGCCTCTCCGGATGAAGATCATATTTATACTTGCTTAGATCCTACACAAACTTATTATTTGTTGGTAGATGCCGGAGAAGGTTTATGTGGTACAGGAGATTTTACAATTAATGCATACTATCCGCTAGAAGGCGGATCAACGCCGTGTACAGCTGAATGGTTACCAGGTGTAACAACTTCTACCTGGTCAGCAGGTATTCATAAGATAGATTTAGCAGCCAATTTCTGCGGAGCCACCTATGCGGGAATACCAACTGCGCCATGGACTTACGAAAAACCCGTATGGTGGAAATTTGTGGCACCTGCATCCGGTACAGTTGAACTAAGAATTAAAAGTGACTCTACCAATCTCGGGGATGAGTTGCGTCCTAAGATTTGGGTGTTTGAAGAAAATACAGCAGGTTCTTGCAGCAATACGTTATTAAATTATACAAACCTGGATCAGAAAGATCCGGATGATTTATTAAGTGTTGGAGATCCGGATTTATTAACGGAGATATTGGATGTCCGATGTCTGGTGCCGGGAAGAACCTATTATGTTGTAACGGATGGAGTAACGACGATTGCCGAAATATGTGGTGTCGGTACTAAAGTTGGGTTCTATAGCCTCGAAATTAAAGATTTGGGACAAACCAAACGCAAGAACGATACCATATGCGGAGCCACACCGGGCAGGGTGGCGGGAGATCCTTATTATTTTATTCCAACGGCAGCCTGGAAGACCGTGAATAAAGAGGTGGAATTAACGAAGAATAATCAGGATAATTATTGCTTTGTTATAGAGAATGAACCGTCCGCTTCCAGCTATGGAGGTACCTGGTCAACCATTAATAACGTTAGGGGTGGATGGTATTCTTTTACCGCACCACCTTCCGGTAAAGTGGAAATTGAATTCAATAATATATCGGTCACCTCAGATCAGGTCGATGCGCAGGTGGCTGTATATAGAATTAAAACGGGCAAAACGTGTAATGATGTTCAAACCACTTCAAATATTAATAATCCAACGTTATCGCCTCTCGAATTTTATGGAAGCAGTAATGACGCATATGCCGGCATTTTGGCGGATGAAGACTTAACGGTTTCCTGTCTGATGCCGGATAGCCTGTATTATATCTATATAGAAGGGATTAACAGCAATACTTTGGGAATTACCGATTTGGGAACAGGGGATTTTAATTTAACCATCCGGTCGTACCCTCAGGATCCTCCGGCGGCCAATGACAATAAATGTAATCCCATCTATCTGGGGCAACCAACCAATACGATTGGTTCCACGACGGGAATTATAAACGCCACTTCAACTAATTTTAACCGGACTTCCAGCACATTAGCTGGTGCTCCTACATTAGGAACGAATGGCGTGACGTTGGTCAAGGCAAGAGGAAATCATGGAGGCGTACTGCCAGTTTCGGCACCTCCGGGGGGTAATGAAGTGGCTTTATCCTGTTCTCCGAACCCGGGTTGTATAGATGGAATTGGCTCTGATTATGACCGGTCCGTTTATCCGTTTAATAATTTCTGTGCAACAGCGGTCGGTGACTCTACACCTGCCAATTGGGGGGCTATTTTCGGTGCGGTGGACGGTAAACCCCGTAAATCGGTCTGGTTTATGTTTAAGGCCCCGGCAGACCTGGATAACAACGGAGAAGAAGCGGTGGAGATTGCATTGAATCAGGAATTGATTTCACTAAATGCGCATAAGGATGGAATGGATTTGAGGGGAGCTGTTTTTGAATCTTCGGATAATACCTGTAACGGTTATTTCTTTGATATAAAAAGCGAATACGACATTGGAGATTTTGATGAAACATTTAAAGTGACATGTCTGGAACCGAATCGATTCTACTGGCTGATGGTGGACGGCTCTCCAATAAATGACGAAGGCTATTTTGGGTTAAAGATTTCAAGGGTAACACCTGACCCGCGTCCGGCAAACGATTATATCTGCAGCGCCTATACGCTCAGTAATTCGTTCTTCAGCGGAGCAGCCGTTGGCAGGACGAAGGATACAAATATTTGCGCAAGAATAACAAGGACATCTGTAGATCCGACACCTGAAAATGACCCGACCGGATTCGATTTGGATCATACGGTCTGGTATAAATTTACGACACCTTCCGCACCCGGAGACTATGCCGTAAAAGTGGATGTGAACGGATGGGGTCCCGGTTTGTTTGGTTATTCGGATAAGATGGATCCGCAGATTGCCATCTTTGAATCTCAGAATGGTACCTGCAACTGGGGAACTGACGGAACGAACATGGTCGAGATAGCCAGTGAATATGATGTCTTCCCGTTTGCTGAATCGATGATAGGCTATTGCCTGCAGCCAAGTAAAACGTATTATGTCATGGTGGACGGTTCCGGGTTAAATTCACAGGGATTCTTTGATATTACCATTGATGATTATTCACCCATCACTCCATTCCCGTCTGCAGTTGCCAATTATGATTTATTTGCAAATGCGGTATCACTCAGCATGCCGGTAACTGCCGGTGCAGGCGGAAAAACTACCTCTGCGTTAGCACATAATTATTGCTCGGGCATAGAAACGGATGAACCCGATTCCTGGACATTATACGATATTGATAATACCGTCTGGTGGAAGTTTACAGTACCTACAACGGGTATCTATTCGGGTCAGCATGTCGATATGACACTACGATTAAAAAGCGACCCCGGCGGTACTAAAAATGACGGTATTAATTTATTGGGTGCGGTATATGAATTAAATGGTACCGCCAATTTCAGTAACCTTACCAATATTGCTACGGGTACCAATATACTTATCTATGATGAAGATATTACACTGACTTGCTTGAAGCCGGGCAGTACCTATTATTTACAGGTAGACGGATATTCAGGTCCATTTAATATATTCAGGGCACAGGGACAAGGTTATTACAAAGTAGAGTTGGAAGTAGCTACCCTTACACCTAATCAGGGTAATGACAGTATCTGCGGTGCCATAACGGTTCCGGTTCATCCAACGAATTATTACCCAACCTCCGGTTCACCATACAACAATATTTGTAAAACGGTACAGGCGAAAGAAAATCTGCCGTGGCTGAATGCGGATGATAAAACCGTATGGTTTAAGTTCCAGCCTCCAGCTACCGGTAATGTTACGATTGATGTTCAAAGCCAGGGTGCGGATGATATCGGTGCACAGGTGGCGATTTATCAGTCACAGATTCCAATAGCTTCATCTGCTTGCCAAACAGTAGATTCATTAGTCTTAGTGGAACAGGATTACGATCCTTTAGCTGCCGGAGAAACGGTGACCGCAAAATGTCTGAATACTTCGGTATGGCATTATATTCAGGTGAACAGTGATATCGTATCTATTTGGGGACAGGGTACATTTAAAATCAATGTCAAGGATATTGGCGGCACCACCACACCGCCTTATAACGATAATATATGCAATGCCTATGATTTTGGAAATGTAACGAACGCAACGGGTACGGCGAAACAAAGACTGAGCGACAGTAACCGTTGTGCATCCATTCAGGTGAATGAGCCAAATACGACAACCGGTTGCAGCTGTATTCAGAAGTCTGTCTGGTATAAATTTACAGCGCCAATATCGGGCAGGGTTAAGGTAACGGTGCATGATGTGGATGGATTTTTAAGCGGAATCGATCCGGAAGTATATTTATATTCCGGAACACTGACGGGTTGTCCTTCAGCAACGCCGGCATTTACCGGTTTTACACAATTGGAAGGGGCATATAATCCGCTTCCGAATTTCCCATCCTCCACGACCGGCGATGAGGTTATAGAATATGAATGTCTGACTCCTGGGCAACTTTATTATATACAAGTCGATGGCACCACCGTTGGCGGCCCGCAGGGATTTTTTGACATTACCATAGAAGACCTTATTCCGAATTATGCTTCCTCTCCGAAAAAACCGGCGAATGATGAACCAGCCAATGCGGTGACATTAACCGTTCAAGATGAACAATGCGCCGTACCGATTGGTGTTACTTCAGAAGGAGATGAACTGCAGGGAAGCGGAAGTTGGTCCACTGAAAATTATAAGAAACCAACCATTACCAAGAAAGATGTAACGGGTACCTGCAATACCAGCGATAACTGCGGAGATATCTGGTATAAGTTTACCATGCCATCAGAAGACTGTATGCTGGGCAGTGTCGTAACGATTCAGGGATATAGTGACCAGGTGGCAATCGGTTCTGCGTACCATAATGATTTAAAGATTCTGGCATACCGTGGGACTATTGGAAGTTTAGTGCCTGTAGAATGTGGCAATACAGATGATAATGCACTTACGGTAGATTATTTCCATTATGAAATAACAGGAACAGCCGGTGAAACTATTTATCTGCAGGTTTTTGATCAGAATAATAATGATACGGATAATGATGATGAGGAGGATTTCTTTATTTGTGTTTCCAGACGTTATGGTGTCGATAAATGCCAGAATCTGAACAGCCTTCCATTTATGGATTTTGGTAAAGATTATTGTTGGAATGTGGAGGGAGCATCAGGTGAGACACCGGCTTCAGCTTATGGAGAAACCAATTCGTCTACGAATCCTACGGAAAATTCGGCCTACCTGAAATTTAAAATGACACCAAGTCCTTGCGACAGTATAAAGATTACCATTAAACAACCAACTCCGCCGAATCTGTTCTTACAGGATGGTACTTTCAATACCAATCAGATTGTATCCCTGAGTGTTTACAGAGAAGACAATGCATTATGTGATGGTACGATTGATGGTGCATTGGTGTCCAAATCTTACGTATGCTCCGGTCCTGCAGCTATTTTTGATAATACCATCACTTATACTGTCGGTGTCAGTAATTTGGATACCAATAAAGTGTATGTGGTTCAGATTGACGGACAAGGTCAGGATGTCACAGGGTATATTAACAACGGAACAATCAGGGTAGATACTTTCCAGCGGTGTGTAAATGTTCAGGCAGTTACATTTAATGATACCAGTGTCTCTTATTTTACATGTCCTGATGGCTGGAGATATTATCATGACAGGAACAAGATTATCATCTTCGCGTTGTATCCAAATGGCAATGTGTTTGATGGCGTGGCAAAGATAAATTATAAATCAACTTTTGACTCTGCCGTTTCCTGTCCTTCGCTAATGGCAGAATACAGTATGAGGAGAATCTGGGATTTCAGTATCTCCAGTGGTTCAATAAATCCGCTTGCTCCGGTGAAAGTCAGGTTCTATTACAGATCTCTGGAAAAACAAGCGATTATTGATGAAGCCAATGCATTCCTGACCAGATGCGGAGGGTTTTTCGAACCGTTCGAGTGGTTCAAGACTGCTTCAGGGATACAGTATATTCCTTCCACTCCGGCACAAATCAATCCGCAAAGAATCACAGCAGGCTACTCTCAAACGTCTTGTTTGGGAAGCGATTTGTTTGGCAGCCCGAATGGTTGTAACACTCTAACGGCTTCAGATAATCAAATCAGCTGTAATGGTACACTTTATGTCGAATTGGGAGCGATTACAGGGTTTTCCGGAGGATCCGGCGCGGTAGGTGTGGGACCTTGGCAGAATACATCACCGCTTCCTGTTGAGCTGACATCCTTTACCGGCTATAATGAAGGTGCTAAAAATGTTTTGAACTGGACAACGGCTTCAGAAAGAAATACACTCAAATTTATGGTTGAACGAAGCGGCGACGGTATTTCTTTCGATCCGATTGGTGAGAAAGCGGCGGCAGGTTACAGCGCATACCCATTAGATTATACTATGGATGATTCGTATCCGTTAGATGGTGCAAATTACTACAGGCTGAAGATTATAGACAGGGATAATACTTTTGAGTATTCACAGACGATACTCATCAGAACAGCCGGAGCTATCGTGTATCAGAATACGATATTGAATATCTTCCCGAATCCTACACACCACGCTGTATTTATAGAGTATCTGGCTTCTGCCAAAGGAACCGTTGCATTAAAGGTGTTTAATGCGCTGGGACAATCCATGCTTTCTAAAAAAACAGATGTAGAGAAAGGAAAACAGCTGATATGGATAGATGTGTCCTCATTTTCGGATGGAATGTATGTAATCCAGCTGCAGGATGAATCTACCGGAGAAATCCTTCAAAGCAAGTTTATGAAAGAATAA
- a CDS encoding FKBP-type peptidyl-prolyl cis-trans isomerase, with translation MNKNSMPLILAAVIALFAACNNKNSFVNSKPKKEIDSVSYAIGLQMGQNLKANGLDSTLNVDILARGIYDAMNNKKQLFGGDTITEVMMKHFNPQMHAMMKENDRKAKKFFEENAKKAGIKTTASGLQYEVVSDGTGPKPQLTDVVKVNYTGSLLDGTVFDSSVKRGQPATFPLNGVIPGWTEGLQLMNVGSKYKFYIPGKLAYGAQGQQQAGIGPNETLTFEVELLGIEPNQPQEGGGDNAALQQMIQEAMKKQQAQGK, from the coding sequence ATGAACAAAAATAGTATGCCATTGATACTTGCAGCAGTAATCGCACTCTTTGCTGCCTGCAATAACAAAAACAGCTTTGTAAACTCAAAGCCTAAAAAAGAAATTGACTCCGTCTCCTATGCCATAGGATTACAGATGGGACAAAACCTGAAAGCAAACGGATTAGACAGCACACTGAATGTCGATATTCTTGCACGCGGAATTTATGATGCCATGAACAATAAGAAGCAATTGTTCGGCGGTGATACCATTACCGAAGTGATGATGAAACACTTTAATCCTCAGATGCATGCTATGATGAAAGAAAATGACCGGAAGGCTAAAAAATTCTTTGAAGAGAACGCTAAAAAAGCCGGAATAAAAACGACAGCGAGTGGTTTGCAGTATGAAGTGGTTTCAGACGGAACCGGACCAAAGCCCCAATTGACGGATGTGGTGAAAGTAAATTATACCGGTTCGCTTTTAGACGGAACTGTTTTTGACAGTTCTGTAAAAAGAGGCCAGCCTGCCACTTTCCCTCTGAACGGAGTAATTCCGGGCTGGACAGAAGGATTACAATTGATGAATGTAGGATCTAAATACAAATTCTATATTCCGGGTAAATTAGCTTATGGTGCACAGGGACAACAACAGGCGGGCATTGGTCCGAATGAAACCTTAACCTTTGAGGTGGAGTTGCTCGGTATAGAACCTAATCAACCGCAGGAAGGTGGAGGCGATAACGCGGCACTTCAGCAAATGATTCAGGAAGCCATGAAAAAACAACAGGCGCAAGGCAAATAA
- a CDS encoding FKBP-type peptidyl-prolyl cis-trans isomerase, producing the protein MRVFILFILLTASTIGFAKRNKSKSKPAEPVTQPSTTLKNKVDTISYFIGHQIGNDMKKNGAEDINPYAVQKGMEDALKHDTSIVDEKIAMGLAQQFFTEKQKQKAAEKALKAKTFLEDNARRPGVKVTQSGLQYEIIHDTTGQKPLATDVVTVHYTGKLVDGKTFDSSVGGEPATFPLNGVIPGWTEGLQYMSVGSKYKFFIPGNLAYGEQGVQQAGIGPNETLIFDVELLDIKAPAPAIPEVPKAPSNIKVTEE; encoded by the coding sequence ATGAGAGTATTTATCCTGTTCATATTACTGACTGCTTCCACGATAGGGTTCGCTAAAAGGAACAAATCAAAATCAAAGCCTGCCGAGCCTGTTACCCAGCCGTCAACCACGCTGAAAAATAAGGTGGACACCATCTCTTATTTTATTGGTCATCAGATTGGCAACGACATGAAGAAGAATGGTGCGGAAGATATTAATCCGTACGCAGTTCAGAAGGGGATGGAAGATGCCCTGAAGCATGATACATCCATCGTAGATGAAAAAATTGCAATGGGACTTGCTCAGCAGTTCTTTACAGAAAAACAAAAGCAAAAAGCTGCGGAGAAGGCTTTAAAGGCAAAGACATTCCTGGAAGATAATGCCAGACGCCCGGGTGTCAAAGTGACTCAGAGCGGTCTTCAATATGAAATTATTCATGATACGACCGGTCAGAAGCCACTGGCAACGGATGTTGTTACGGTACACTATACCGGAAAGCTGGTGGACGGAAAAACATTTGACAGTTCTGTGGGTGGTGAGCCGGCTACTTTTCCGCTGAATGGCGTGATTCCGGGATGGACGGAAGGATTGCAGTATATGTCAGTCGGCTCAAAATACAAATTTTTCATTCCTGGAAATCTGGCTTACGGCGAGCAGGGTGTACAACAGGCAGGAATAGGTCCGAATGAAACGTTGATCTTTGACGTAGAATTGCTGGATATTAAAGCACCGGCACCGGCAATCCCTGAAGTACCCAAGGCACCTTCCAATATCAAGGTTACGGAAGAATAA
- a CDS encoding serine hydrolase, which produces MKKRITFVKIFTIGIVVGLSVLILSYNDSLRVPSIFDGKFYTAAFIKPAEHPYRIPENQIALPELSGWTDSAIAAEYQYPDFLLQSTSTTSFLVVRNDTIIFKRYMNGVKEGDNTQLFSVTKVFVTALLGMAVKDKYIADAEIPVTDYFKGLKNPKFKQLTLRHLAQMQSGLNYDEYGKIFQTLQYYYNKNLTRSIYGAQFDTPPGMQYMYKSIDTQILGECIKNSLGDKKFLDYLYERLWNKLGMQDTAYWALDSKLTRNPKYYGGLNMSARDLAKFGMMVLHDGRFKKRQLLPGAWFNYCDDTLHRCREDDKYCMGWYYSVDDNESDVYCAAGFNGQIMLINETRNVIVIRMGKDRGGVDWYPIMKKLSAAV; this is translated from the coding sequence ATGAAAAAGAGGATTACATTCGTAAAAATTTTCACCATCGGAATCGTTGTAGGATTGAGCGTTCTTATTTTAAGCTATAACGATTCATTAAGGGTTCCGTCTATTTTTGACGGTAAATTTTATACAGCCGCGTTTATAAAACCGGCAGAACATCCATATCGTATTCCTGAAAATCAAATTGCACTTCCTGAACTTTCCGGATGGACTGACAGCGCCATAGCTGCGGAATACCAGTATCCGGATTTTTTACTCCAAAGTACCAGCACCACTTCATTTTTAGTGGTTCGGAATGATACCATCATTTTTAAACGGTATATGAACGGAGTTAAAGAGGGAGATAACACCCAGTTATTTTCGGTTACAAAGGTTTTTGTAACAGCCTTGCTGGGGATGGCAGTCAAGGATAAGTATATTGCAGACGCGGAAATACCTGTAACGGATTATTTTAAAGGTTTAAAAAATCCGAAATTCAAACAGCTGACGTTAAGGCACCTGGCTCAGATGCAGTCCGGATTGAACTATGATGAATATGGTAAAATATTTCAAACGCTACAGTATTACTACAATAAAAATCTAACCCGGTCCATATACGGTGCTCAGTTTGATACGCCGCCGGGTATGCAGTATATGTATAAATCCATTGATACGCAGATTTTAGGGGAATGCATAAAAAATTCATTAGGCGATAAGAAATTTCTGGATTATTTATATGAACGATTATGGAATAAACTGGGAATGCAGGATACCGCTTATTGGGCATTGGACAGTAAACTGACGCGCAACCCCAAATACTATGGAGGGCTGAATATGTCAGCCAGAGACCTGGCTAAATTCGGCATGATGGTACTGCACGACGGAAGATTTAAGAAAAGGCAGTTACTGCCCGGAGCATGGTTCAATTATTGTGACGATACGCTTCACCGCTGCAGGGAAGATGATAAGTATTGTATGGGCTGGTATTATTCCGTTGATGATAACGAAAGTGATGTATACTGTGCCGCCGGCTTTAACGGGCAGATTATGCTGATTAATGAAACCAGAAATGTAATTGTTATTCGTATGGGAAAAGACCGTGGCGGCGTGGACTGGTACCCGATTATGAAGAAATTATCGGCAGCCGTCTGA